One segment of Besnoitia besnoiti strain Bb-Ger1 chromosome Unknown contig00174, whole genome shotgun sequence DNA contains the following:
- a CDS encoding cytochrome b (encoded by transcript BESB_032400), with product MSAHYSLVIEQDSFVPYLPYYLIGLIFLQTAFGLIELSHPAIPVNRFVTPLHIVPEWYFLAYYAVLKVIPSKTGGLLVFMSSLINLALLSEIRALNTRMLIRQHFMTRNVVSGWVIIWVYSMIFLIIIGSAIPQATYILYGRLATIVYLTTGLVLCLY from the exons atgtcggctcattactcccttgttattgaacaagattca tttgttccctatctaccatattatctaattggtttaattttcttacaaacggcttttggtttgattgaattatcgcacccagccataccagtgaaccggtttgtaactccgcttcatatcgtacctgaatggtactttttagcatattatgcggtgttaaaagtaatcccatccaaaaccggtggtttgttagtatttatgtcctctctcattaacttagctcttttatctgaaattcgagctttgaatactcgaatgttgatacgacaacattttatgactcgaaatgtagtcagtggatgggtaattatttgggtatacagtatgatcttcttgattattattggtagtgctattccacaagcgacttatatcttatatggtagattagctactatcgtatatcttactaccggattggttctatgcttatactaa
- a CDS encoding cytochrome c oxidase subunit iii subfamily protein (encoded by transcript BESB_032410), which produces MTIMLSALSIVVSSVYLKNQHLYTSCTNIMTFTLVVAFLMLVCTEYLGLSLYINDNAFGNGLFILTGIHFSHVIVGAILVFFTQSIYSSLVTYMPTSSIMLSKSKGMLCKIFTEPFTILYLHFVETMWILIHITFYL; this is translated from the coding sequence atgaccatcatgttaagtgcattaagtatagtggtatccagcgtatatttgaaaaaccaacatttgtatacaagctgtacgaatatcatgacattcactttggtagtcgccttcttaatgttagtctgtacggaatacttaggactatctctttatattaatgataatgcatttggtaatggacttttcatcttaactggtatacattttagccatgttattgttggagctatccttgtattcttcactcaaagtatctatagttctttagttacttacatgcctacaagctctataatgctaagcaaatctaaaggtatgttatgcaagatctttacagaaccattcactattttatatctacactttgtagaaaccatgtggatattaatccacattacattctatctctaa